ATAAGTTATGTACATCTTATGAAGAAATAATATGTGGCCATTAAAAATCATGTGTTCAAAGGGTACTGAATGTCACTGGAAAATTCTCATTTATTAAAGTGGAAAAAGAGGAGCACTTTATAATATTATACATGGTATGatctatttatatatgtgtatatttacatGTTTATGGGATAAATATAAAAGACTGGAAAAACACCCTTAGGGGTTGAGTTTATCTCTGAGAATTGGaattatgaatatttttgttgtgttttttattcttttctagatttctcaaattttctacaataaacatgtattactttttaaatgagaaaactaaagtctgtttctgtgttttttgaAAGATCTTTCTTTGCCTAGGCTTGGCCCCTATGAAGCTTCTATTATAATGCACTCATTGGCTCTGAGGGGGAACTGAATGGAAGGCTGCCAGTATTGTGAAAGCCTCTGACATGATCTGGCCCAACATGTTCCATTGGGGAACCGAAGGCCTGGAGGTGCAAGGGACTTATTCAAGATAATACAGGGAAGCAACACCCTGGGCCCCCAGCGAGGGGCTCAAGCATCTTCCCAAAGGGCCACAGTCCATAGGCCAGGCTGCCAGAAGGGCAAAGAGGTGGAAGGGAGTCACAACTAGAATTTACTATGCATGGTTAGAGTGTTAGTTGCTAACGTTAAGTGAGGCCTTGAATGCCAAGTGCAACTGACCTCACAGACATGCCCAGTGACAACTCCACCTGGGAGGGACAAGTGAGAGGGAGCAAAGGGCAGCTGGTGGGCATGGAGCCAGTGGGTGTGGCCCAGGCTTCTCCCTCTCACCTCTATGCCTCACCCAGCTGTCTTTCTTCCCCCTGCAGGGCTGAGGACGTGCTTAACCTTGAGGCCAGCTCGCTCAGGAGAATGAAAGGTTTCCACTGGCGTTACTCTCGGCTGGTAAGGGGCGCAGCTTGGGCTGGGGGCAGGTCAGGAAAGGTGGGAGACGGGGAGCTTTCTggcagggtggggcctgggctagAGTTAAGCACAGGTGGGTGATTTGTTCCCCTTCCAAGTCTCTCCCCAGCTGGCCTGGGGCACAGAGGGCAGACTCAGGAACCCGGGGCCTTATCTCCCCGCCCCGTGGTCCTGAGACAGTTGAGGACCACAGGCTGCTGTCTCTGTCTTTTCCCCAGTGGACTGGGTGCCAGATGGAGCTCTGTCCTACACAGCAGGGACCCCTCCTTAGGCCCGGACCTGGGGAACAGGAGAGCAGTGTCCTCCTCATGAGAAGTTCCCAGGTGACTtgcgtgcacacacatgcactctGGTTCAGAGTGGAAActgaaacaaatgaatgaacgaaCATACTGACATACCGGCCCACTGACACTCACATCACACTGACAGGTACACACACAAAGTTACACTCAACACCTCACACTGATTTGCCTACATAAGTCTATTTTAACAGACATTCACACAGACGAACGTACGTCTTACAGAAACCTGCACACACTGTCTCACCTACATGTGTGGTTTCCCTGGCTGACAGGGAAGCCTCTTGCCTCACTTTCTTCCTCTGTCAGATGGGGATAGTAAGAAGCACTTTCTTAGGGTTCTTGGGAAAATTCAGAGGGATCGTGCACTGTAAGCCTTTCACTCAGCCTGGCCAAGTGTGTGCTGATCCATGTCAGCCACGGTTGTTGTCATTATTGGTATTTCATGTTCAAATGCCCAGTTGCAGCTCCCAGGACTGGGGCTGCCACCTGCCCTCGTCTCCTGCCCCCAAGCTTAGAACCTTGGCACCCCCTCTGGGTGCAGACCAGACAGGCAGACAAAGGCAAGGCCCATGGCCACATCTGACGGGCATGTGCGTGCTGCAGCCGGcaggggctgcagagggagccagctggaggcaggggcagggtctCGGCTGCCGTGGGTGCTTCCAGCCTCCTCTGGCTGGGTTGGCAGTTGCAGGGCTCCTGCAGTGTGAGGCAGCCAATGCTCTCAGGCTCAGGAGATGTGGAAGCCGGGGGCTCCTGGGCCCTCCACTCACCAGGCCTGTGTGTCCTTGCAGCCCAGCCAGGTAGAGGATGCTCTGTCTGcagaggagggaaaggaaggggaagaagaggagacagccccagccccagctcctgaAGATCCTGTGGAGACCCAGCTAGCAGAAGGCAGCCAGGTTCTGGGAGCCTCAGATATCCAGCAGGTTCGGGCAAGACTCGTGGTTCAAGGATTCCAGCCCTGAACCTGAAGGTCCCACCCTCCTGCCTGACACCAGCCAGGGCTGGGACTCCTCGGTTTACGCCTGCTCTGTCGCAAAGCTGGGTGGATGGGGGAGGATGGGATGGGGGGATTAGTAGGAGGAATTCAGCACCTCATCTATTCTCCAGCCTCTAGGGGCCAGGGTGGCCAGGGAAGTCTTGAGACctgtcctgggttcaaatcctcgcTCTGCTACTTACTCCCCATGTAAACTTTAGACAAGTTGCTTCACCtccctgagccttagtttcctcatttgtaaatgggaACAATAATTCGTCTCTCCAAGGGCTACTGCTGATGGGCATGAAAGTCGTCTGGAAACAGTATAAGATACTCTGCAGCCTGCCCGTGTGAGCAGAGCCTGTTTAACCTCAGTACTTCTGGGGTCCCGGGGATATGGTGGAAGGAGGGTAGGAGGACGAGGATGATCCCTTGCTCACCTCCAGCCCTGTCTCCAGCTCAGCCTCCACCTCCCCCCGAGAGTCACCGGACATTCCTGGAGTCTGGCCTTCTGTACATCCAGGGACGGCTTCAGTCTGCGGAACCTGTACAGGCAGATGGAAGGCCACAACGGGCCAGTGCTGCTGGCACTGCGGGACCAGGATGGGCAGGTGAGCTGGGCCAGGGCCCCAGCCTGAGGCCCTGTGGGCACCAACCAGGTACAAATGGATCCTGCCCAGGGCAGCCTCAGGGATGAGAGGGCAGAGGTGAAAGTCTGAGTCACCTATAATGGACACTACTGATGATGCCATTGAGACCTATGTGACTCACAGCCATTTCCTCATTCATTCAGTCCCTGATTTATTCATTCCACACATGTATATTAAGCACCTTCTATGTGCCCAGCTTAGATGGGGAACAGAGCAGGATCAGGTGCCAGCCCTCTTGGAGTAAAGGGCGTAATAGGGGGAGGGCCAGATGTTAAGCAAATAATCATTTGACTGTAAATGTAAAACGGCAGCATTGTCCTCAGCAGCACCAGAAACAGGAGAGAGGTTAAGCAGGGCATATACACCTTAATGATCTGTTTAGGCTTTGAAATCATCCCCCTGCTGGTGGGAGAAGAATGGATCAAGGAGGTAAGAATGAAAGCCAGCTAGGGAGGAGGCAGCCACTGGACAGACACTCCTGCCTTTTACATCTGGGACCTCAAGACGCCACTGCCTCAAGCCCATCTGGTCTCTGCAACAGGGGGATTTCAGGCAGGCTCTCCAGGCAGGGGCCGGGGAGGGGGTGGTCGCTGGTTTCAACTGCTCTTCTGTGGAAGGAACATATCAGACTGGGAGAGATGTTAGGGTTCCAGGGGATGCCCACCTGGGCATGAGCTCCTTCCTCAAAATGCCAGGAAGCTCATTCCTTCTGGATGGAGCCCCTTCTTTGGGAGAATGCCACCGGCTCTGAGGAAGAGTCTCCTGTTAAGCCAAAACCTACTCCCAAGCTGCCTCCCAGTGATCCTGCCTGTGCCACTCAGCACTGTTTACAAGAGTGAAAAACTGCAGCCCACCTGACTCTCCTACAGGGGAAAATGGCTAAGTAAACTATGGTCTGGTCTCGCTACATAGTGAAATATTAGGCAAGCAAGAAAAATGATGTAGAACCATAGTTATTAAGtgttgattttggtttttaaagcAAGATATAAATGGCACTCTTGGGACAATTGGAGAAAATGGACTATGAACTGGATACTAGATACTATTATGGAACTGATAGTAATTTTCTTAGGTGAGATAATAGTATTGTAGTTATATAAGAGGAAGTCCCCATTCATAGGTGCTAAACTACTTAGGGGTAGATATTAGAAATATCtgcaacttactttcaaatgaacagaaaaaaatataaagaaaaagaaaatatggcaaACACATTAACAGTTTTGAATCTACATCATGGGTATTTGTACTATGATtttaacttttctgtatgtttgaaattttctaaaTGACAGTGTGGGGGGAACAACTTACAAATGCACTATAGGATCTCATTTTTTGTAAAAGAATATGTACACTGGCATTAAACAGATGCTGGAAGGAAATGCACTGAAATATTAAGaacacagttgacctttgaacggTGTAGGGGTTAGGGATGCTGACCCCCAGTGCAGTCAAAAATCTACGATAtattttgactccccaaaaacttaactactaatagcctactgttgactgaaagccttactgataacataaatgaTCAATTAATACATATGTTGtaagttatatgtattatatactgtattcttaaaatgaaataagCTAGGGAAAAGGTTTTTTTCAAGTtgtcaaaaatctcaaaaaaattttctaTTAAATGTATTGAAAAACTCCACGTATACGTGGACCTGTGTAGTTCAAACCcacactgttcaagggtcaactgtagttaccttggggaggaagaatggggatttgggatggctttatttttttctttctgcttgtcagtaacttcaaatatgtttttacatGGAATACTTGTATAAAATAAGTACATTTAAGAAAAAGTAGGACTCCAACAAGAGCACTTCTTTGTAGAGTGTTAAGGGAAAAGATGGGTATTGATGGGCCCATGGgggtctccccagcccctggctccCCAGGTGCCCCTTGAGGATGAGCCCCTATTACCAAGCTTAGAGAGTGGGGTTGCCAGAGGACCTCCAGCTCCCTTCCAGCTGCAAACCGTACGCTCTTCTGCTTTCCAGATGTTTGGGGCCTTCTCCTCCTCAGCTATTCGGCTCAGCAAAGGCTTCTATGGCACAGGCGAGGCATTCCTCTTCTCCTTCTCCCCACAGCTGAAGGTGATTTTCCTAACCTCTGGGGAGGGCTGGGGTCCTGGTCCTTCCATCTTTCCAAACAGGGAATGCAACAGGGCAGTGGTGGGTTAAGCATCCCCTTGGCCTGCCCATCTTCAACTTTAAAGATGTGCAGTAGGTCCCCGGCAACCACTGACAAGCTGTGAcgagaggaggggcaggagggatgTTGCTCAGCAGACACAGGCTGGAAAGATAAGATGGGTCCACATGCAGGTAGACCCTGTAGGTGTGGGGGTGGAAGATGAAGACAGGCACATCCAGCGGCTTTAAATTTCTTGTGACATAGAGAGGGGCTCATCAGCTAAGAGGGAAGATGGAGGAGCAGGTGTGAGGGTCGAGGGGAATGGGAAGGGACGCCtcagagaaaaggagaggagCAGAGAGCTGGATGGTGCTGCTGGAGGTGGGTGTGAGAATTTACAGGCCAGCCCAACCCCATGTGTGCTTTCTTACAGCTAGTGTAGCCCTCGGGTTGGGGCATGGGATGGGAGGGTTCACCCAGGATTGGGGGTGGAGGTCTGCCCAGCTGCTTTaccagagggagagagggagcaggaGTGGAAATAAAAAATGGAGTGCAGAACCTGGGCTGGATGAGGAGGGAAGGGGAGCTCAAGGGGACTGAGGGACAATGAGACAAAGCCGGGAACAACAGACGAGACGTAGCCTCGGGGTCAGACTTGGAGCAGTGACCCCAGCTGAGCATCGTGTTGGAATGTAAGATACAGAGAGGGACATTTGAAACTAACTAGCGAGGACAAGTTCCTGGAGTGACCATGGGAGACGGGGGCTGAGGTGGGTATGAGAAAACCCCTGGAGAAGAGGGCAAAGGGGCTGAAGGGCAGCGGGGGGCGGGGGGTCCAGGTGGATGGCCAAGTTCACCAAGGACGACGGCGGGAATGAGGAAGGCAGGAGGATGGCAAGCCAGAGCTCAAGTCTCTGGCTAATGATGACTGGTGACAAGGAGATGCGTGAGCGACAGGGACAGGACTACTGTTACCAAGCCAGATGGCACCAATGGCCTGGGAACAGGGCTTCTGAAGGAGGCTGGAGAATAGTTCCAAACTTCTCCCATCTCAAGCTTTTCCATCTCTGGGTTACTTATTGAATAAAACTACAGAGCACATTGTGTAAGAACATTGAATAAAACTTAGTGCTTGGCACCAAGTACACTACTTTTACTACTAATACAAGTAATAGCAGCTAACATGTACCTGTTTACTGCCTCAAGCTGTCCTGAGACTCACAAATTAGTGcatttaatcatcacagcaaTCCTGTGAGGTACATTCTATTATCAGCCCcatcttatagatgaggaaagtgacACAGACAGGTTGAGTCACTTGCCCAAGTTCATACAACCTTCACAGGCTTGATGGACAAATAGAAGGCCACCAGGTAGTGGAGGGTGTTGGGAGCAGCCTTTGCACAGAAACTGGAAAGAGGCAGATGCAATAGatgagcaggtggggagggcagtCAGAGCATGTGAGGGAGGGCATAGCCctctgcattaaaaaaatccttGTTTAGTGGATGAAGAGCCAGTTTTGGGTGCTTTGGTTTGCTCCAAGTGACCCTTCTCCAATGCACAGACCAGGACATCCACAGATGCCTCCAGACACAAGCATCTGGTCACATGACAAGGTCACAAGGAGCTGTGGACTGCTTTGCTTAAGTCAAATCCCACCATATCTATTGCATCGCTTCCATCAGCCAGCCTGGTAATCTCAGAAAACAGGAAAGCTGTTAGTTCATAGTAAATCCGTGCTAGATTCTAGTCTTCATCACTTGCCTTGCTGCGTTCACATGCTACAATTCTAAAGTTTCAGAATTTCCCTCCTACTGCACTTACAACTCCTTGGCAGAATCCTTTGCTAGTTCCTCCTCATCTCCCCAACCTCTTAACATCAGTGGGGCCCAGAGCTCAGCTGCTGGTTTGTCTCTTACCACCCTTGTTTCCTCCAAGCTCTTATCAATTTCCAGTTTTGCATGCCATCCATGTGCTGATGGCTTCTTCCCTGGACTCCAAACCCACATATACCCAACCACCACCCAGCATCTCCACTTGGATCCCAATACCTGGCATTTCAAGCCTCACATGTCCAAAACTGAGCTCCTGACTTTCCCACACGAAATCTGCTCCTCCTGCCAGGTTCCCCAGTGAAGTTATTGGCAACCCATCTTTCCTGCTGCTGAGACCCAAAATTTTGGAGTCTTCTTAACTCCTCTTTCACACTCTACATATGAACCGTCAACAAATCCTGATGGCTCTGCCTTCTCTGTATCTAGAGTCTACTTCTTCCCATATCCTTTGCAGTCACTCTGGTTCAAGCCACCATCATTATTACTGGCCTGTGTTAAAGCTATAGTCTCCTAATGGATTTCCCTGCTTCCACTGTTAGTCGTCACAGTAGCTAGAGTGTTGCTTTTAAAAGGTTAAGTCAGAGAATGTCACTTCTTAGTTCCAAGCTGCCAATGGCTTCCTTTCTCACTCAGAGAAAAGCCAGTGTCCTTGTTAAGGCCCCACACCTTCTGGCCTTACTCTGATGTGTCTTACTAATTTTCCTTTCCCTCACTTTGCTCTAATCACACTGACCTCTGAGCTGGTTGGTAAACATGCAGGCCagctcctacctcagggcctttgcacatgctgttctgcCTAGCATGCCCTCCACTGGATCTCCACATGGCTCAATTGTCACCTCCTTCAGGACTCTACTGTTACCATGTCAGCGAGGCCCTCTCTGACTACCTAATTTAAATTTACAACACTCCGCCCCTTGAGAATCCTATTGTCCTTCTCTACTTTTTCCTCCTTAGCATTTATCACCACCTAacatactatttatttatttacctgccTCCCCCCACTAAATGGAATTAGTCACAGGTGGCAGACTCTTTTGTTATTACACCCTTCTACCCTGTACCTAAAACAATGCCTGGTGCAaatgcttaaaaaatatattgaacaaatgatttttttcaaggGTTTATTTGTTTTCCCAGACTATTGTCATGAAATCTCATCTTCTCAAAAACTGGTTACTTTTTGCCTATCTTTTGTCTTCTGGTACCTCTTGTGCTCTGCATGAATTCCCAGCAGTTCCTTGATCATGAGTCCGAACAGCATTAGGAACatgctctttatttcttctgTAGCAATCCTTATCTTAACTCCTTCAAGCTTGGAGGTCATGATCCTTGCCGAGTGTAGAGGAGGAGTTGAATGGCTCTGTCTTCTCATGGTCACATGTTACATTATCTCATCTCTTCTGAGCTCAAGGTTTAGCCCATTTTCTTGCTAAAATCACTGGTTGCTCACAACATTTTTCTCCAACTAATTATAGGCAATAATATACTatactttaaagaaaacatttttattagctAAATTGACTCTTGAATAATATATTCATTCAACTAACATCTATACCACGTCTCAGGAATAATGCCAGGAATCAAGACAGCCCTTGCTTACATGTTAGTGGGGCAGAGTGTCCCACTGACACATGAAAGGGGTCATGGCAAACAAAGGCAAAtgctgaggaaaacaaaacagaactgggAGGAAGGGCTACTTTCTACAGAGAGAGTGGTCTGGGAAATTTCTCTGGGATGACATTTGGGCTAAAAGATGAGAAGTGGGCCATTTGAGGATCTCAGGGAAGAGTATTCTGGGCAGAAGGCTCAACAAGCATGAAGGTCCTAAAGCAGGAATAGCTGTGGATGTCCCTGGGACAGAAAGGCCAGTGTAGCTCAAGTGCAGTCAGTAAGGTGAAGTCAGAGAGAAGAGCGGGGGTCAGAGCAGGCTGGGCTTTCGGCTAGAGCAGTTGgattttattgccattgcagtggGAAGCCACAGGAGGGCTTTAGGCAGGGGGTGAAAATATCCAATTAAGAGTTTGAATAGATCACTCAGATTGCAGCATGCAGACGtgctgggggcaggaggcagtGGAAGCAGAGACCCGTTAGGAGGCTGTGATCCAGCAGGAGTGACACTTGGGCACGAGTGAGTGTAGACGGTGGTGGAGCAGACATGCCCTAGACAGGGTGTCTCTTTGGGGGAGGGCCCGCAAGACTTGCTGAGGAACTGGGTGTGAGGCAGCGCTGGCAAGTGGGCAGCTccagggagaaatggggagatagTCGTAGAATCAGGGCCTCACTGCTGACCTGGGCTTTCCGCTCCTCTCTCCAGCTCTGGAGGGAGGAAGCCTCGGCGGATTCGGAGGAGCTCTGGGCCTGTGGGAATTCAGATGGCGGGCAGGCTGAGGTACCTCCAGGGAGACTGGAAAATCTCAAGAGCCTGGAGCCGAGCACTTCCTGAGGCTCGGATGGGGCCTGGACCGTGTTCCCTCCACCATACTGCCACCCAGTGGTATGGAGTCAGATTGCGAGGGCAGGACTCCTCCAGTAACCAGAGCCTTTTCCTGTCATCCCAGGTCTTTAAGTGGAcaggaaacaactctttcttTGTGAAAGGAGACTTGGATTCACTGATGATGGGCAGTGGCAGGTGCGTGTCCCAGTCCTCCCCGAATTTCAGGGCGGTTGGTATTCTGGTCCCTCCTCCTGTCCAGAAATGCTGGGCTAGGCTGTCCCAGACAAAACGGGGAGGCTGGCAGCTAACTTCCAGGCCTCTCCCTTCACCACCCCCAGTGCACTGCCCAGTACTGCAGCCAAGCCCTCACCTCGGCTCTAGATCAACACTGAAGGGAAAGGATGGCATGAACTCTCCCCCGAAGTGACAGCCTAGTCGGAATTTATGTAATTTTGGGAACAGCATTCCACATGCTTGGATGAGCCTAGGGTCAAGGGATGGGCAGGCCTCAAATTTACCTGACAGCCCCGTCTGTTATCCTAGGGGACGTGACTCACTGGAGGAAGGCAGGCTTTGCCCAGAAACCCAGCTACGTGtttgcgtgtgtatgtgtgtacgcACAGAGGTGGAGTAGGTTAGGAAGGTTATTCTTGCTCCTAGTGTGACCTGTAAATGAAGGCAGAACAAATCTTATCCCGGGGGCAAAGATGAAAGCATTGATGATTAGTACCAGACAAGTTCTTTGCTCTCCCAACTGCCTGCAGAGCCTCCGCTGAGAggctgcctggcacagaatatACACCACCCACTGCTGGTGTGCGGCACCCTGCTTGCTAGCTCCTGCCTAGGTTCACTGTCAAACGAGGGGAAGAGAACGGATGCTCTCTGAAGTGTCTGGGCTGAGCCCAAGCCTGAGAGTCACTCCTCTGGTTAAGTATTGACATCTTAAAGATGTTCCAAACGTTCTGAAacttgattatggtgatggttgcaccactgcacatatttattataattattgaactgtttaaaaaaatgctCTAAATCCTGTGGGGAACATGCTGAGTCCCCAATAATTCAAGATAAATGAAAGGTAAGATGAAATATATGTAAAACTGGGCTGTGGTCATGGACGAAGCCATGCCCaggttttcctcttctc
This sequence is a window from Manis pentadactyla isolate mManPen7 chromosome 5, mManPen7.hap1, whole genome shotgun sequence. Protein-coding genes within it:
- the TLDC2 gene encoding TLD domain-containing protein 2 isoform X2, which codes for MDYNHCQAFPAGTGVGTGPGPATLWAGIRAREEGLERSWGRGTRHLPGKQGVKLQLLHTDCQVDRVGSGSGPFLGNLGETLRKPSGWTGRRRCQKPELGPSGAEDVLNLEASSLRRMKGFHWRYSRLPSQVEDALSAEEGKEGEEEETAPAPAPEDPVETQLAEGSQVLGASDIQQLSLHLPPRVTGHSWSLAFCTSRDGFSLRNLYRQMEGHNGPVLLALRDQDGQMFGAFSSSAIRLSKGFYGTGEAFLFSFSPQLKVFKWTGNNSFFVKGDLDSLMMGSGSHAQVFLFSSVASLGCGWMETCITAEATPVRLSTMRCWPGGRSSASRSWRPGL
- the TLDC2 gene encoding TLD domain-containing protein 2 isoform X3, whose product is MDYNHCQAFPAGTGVGTGPGPATLWAGIRAREEGLERSWGRGTRHLPGKQGVKLQLLHTDCQVDRVGSGSGPFLGNLGETLRKPSGWTGRRRCQKPELGPSGAEDVLNLEASSLRRMKGFHWRYSRLPSQVEDALSAEEGKEGEEEETAPAPAPEDPVETQLAEGSQVLGASDIQQLSLHLPPRVTGHSWSLAFCTSRDGFSLRNLYRQMEGHNGPVLLALRDQDGQMFGAFSSSAIRLSKGFYGTGEAFLFSFSPQLKVFKWTGNNSFFVKGDLDSLMMGSGSGQFGLWLDGDLYHGGSHPCATFNNEVLARREEFCIQELEAWSLS
- the TLDC2 gene encoding TLD domain-containing protein 2 isoform X1, with product MDYNHCQAFPAGTGVGTGPGPATLWAGIRAREEGLERSWGRGTRHLPGKQGVKLQLLHTDCQVDRVGSGSGPFLGNLGETLRKPSGWTGRRRCQKPELGPSGAEDVLNLEASSLRRMKGFHWRYSRLPSQVEDALSAEEGKEGEEEETAPAPAPEDPVETQLAEGSQVLGASDIQQLSLHLPPRVTGHSWSLAFCTSRDGFSLRNLYRQMEGHNGPVLLALRDQDGQMFGAFSSSAIRLSKGFYGTGEAFLFSFSPQLKVFKWTGNNSFFVKGDLDSLMMGSGRCVSQSSPNFRAVGILVPPPVQKCWARLSQTKRGGWQLTSRPLPSPPPVHCPVLQPSPHLGSRSTLKGKDGMNSPPK
- the TLDC2 gene encoding TLD domain-containing protein 2 isoform X4; the encoded protein is MDYNHCQAFPAGTGVGTGPGPATLWAGIRAREEGLERSWGRGTRHLPGKQGVKLQLLHTDCQVDRVGSGSGPFLGNLGETLRKPSGWTGRRRCQKPELGPSGAEDVLNLEASSLRRMKGFHWRYSRLLSLHLPPRVTGHSWSLAFCTSRDGFSLRNLYRQMEGHNGPVLLALRDQDGQMFGAFSSSAIRLSKGFYGTGEAFLFSFSPQLKVFKWTGNNSFFVKGDLDSLMMGSGRCVSQSSPNFRAVGILVPPPVQKCWARLSQTKRGGWQLTSRPLPSPPPVHCPVLQPSPHLGSRSTLKGKDGMNSPPK